Proteins co-encoded in one Arachis hypogaea cultivar Tifrunner chromosome 13, arahy.Tifrunner.gnm2.J5K5, whole genome shotgun sequence genomic window:
- the LOC112738005 gene encoding uncharacterized protein isoform X1, producing the protein MSRGRSDPGGGWLRWCLVLFAVVSALGVCGPALYWRFKKTISLRGASTSNLSCPPCICDCPPPLSLFQVAPGSYPDSGLANLSVSDCGGNDPDLKAEMEKQFVDLLTEELKLQEAVSEAHTRHMNITLAEAKRVASQYQREADKCIAATETCEQARELAEAKLIKERKITAVWERRARQMGWEGE; encoded by the exons ATGTCGAGGGGAAGATCTGATCCAGGAGGAGGTTGGCTGAGGTGGTGTCTGGTGTTATTCGCAGTTGTGTCGGCGTTGGGTGTGTGTGGTCCAGCTCTCTACTGGCGTTTCAAGAAGACAATCTCTCTCCGCGGCGCTTCCACTTCCAACCTCTCCTGCCCTCCTTGCATCTGCGACTGCCCTCCCCCTCTCTCCCTCTTCCAAGTTGCTCCTGGTTCGTATCCCGACTCAG GGCTGGCTAATCTCTCTGTCTCGG ATTGCGGAGGTAATGACCCAGACCTGAAGGCGGAGATGGAGAAGCAGTTTGTGGACCTTCTCACGGAGGAGCTGAAGTTGCAGGAGGCTGTTTCTGAAGCGCACACACGTCACATGAACATAACTTTGGCAGAAGCGAAAAGAGTGGCGTCTCAGTACCAGAGAGAGGCAGATAAATGCATTGCTGCAACTGAAACATGTGAGCAGGCAAGAGAGCTGGCTGAGGCCAAGCTCATCAAGGAGAGGAAGATAACAGCCGTGTGGGAGCGGCGAGCGCGGCAAATGGGATGGGAAGGAGAGTAG
- the LOC112738005 gene encoding uncharacterized protein isoform X3: protein MSRGRSDPGGGWLRWCLVLFAVVSALGVCGPALYWRFKKTISLRGASTSNLSCPPCICDCPPPLSLFQVAPGSYPDSDCGGNDPDLKAEMEKQFVDLLTEELKLQEAVSEAHTRHMNITLAEAKRVASQYQREADKCIAATETCEQARELAEAKLIKERKITAVWERRARQMGWEGE, encoded by the exons ATGTCGAGGGGAAGATCTGATCCAGGAGGAGGTTGGCTGAGGTGGTGTCTGGTGTTATTCGCAGTTGTGTCGGCGTTGGGTGTGTGTGGTCCAGCTCTCTACTGGCGTTTCAAGAAGACAATCTCTCTCCGCGGCGCTTCCACTTCCAACCTCTCCTGCCCTCCTTGCATCTGCGACTGCCCTCCCCCTCTCTCCCTCTTCCAAGTTGCTCCTGGTTCGTATCCCGACTCAG ATTGCGGAGGTAATGACCCAGACCTGAAGGCGGAGATGGAGAAGCAGTTTGTGGACCTTCTCACGGAGGAGCTGAAGTTGCAGGAGGCTGTTTCTGAAGCGCACACACGTCACATGAACATAACTTTGGCAGAAGCGAAAAGAGTGGCGTCTCAGTACCAGAGAGAGGCAGATAAATGCATTGCTGCAACTGAAACATGTGAGCAGGCAAGAGAGCTGGCTGAGGCCAAGCTCATCAAGGAGAGGAAGATAACAGCCGTGTGGGAGCGGCGAGCGCGGCAAATGGGATGGGAAGGAGAGTAG
- the LOC112738005 gene encoding uncharacterized protein isoform X2, with protein MSRGRSDPGGGWLRWCLVLFAVVSALGVCGPALYWRFKKTISLRGASTSNLSCPPCICDCPPPLSLFQVAPGLANLSVSDCGGNDPDLKAEMEKQFVDLLTEELKLQEAVSEAHTRHMNITLAEAKRVASQYQREADKCIAATETCEQARELAEAKLIKERKITAVWERRARQMGWEGE; from the exons ATGTCGAGGGGAAGATCTGATCCAGGAGGAGGTTGGCTGAGGTGGTGTCTGGTGTTATTCGCAGTTGTGTCGGCGTTGGGTGTGTGTGGTCCAGCTCTCTACTGGCGTTTCAAGAAGACAATCTCTCTCCGCGGCGCTTCCACTTCCAACCTCTCCTGCCCTCCTTGCATCTGCGACTGCCCTCCCCCTCTCTCCCTCTTCCAAGTTGCTCCTG GGCTGGCTAATCTCTCTGTCTCGG ATTGCGGAGGTAATGACCCAGACCTGAAGGCGGAGATGGAGAAGCAGTTTGTGGACCTTCTCACGGAGGAGCTGAAGTTGCAGGAGGCTGTTTCTGAAGCGCACACACGTCACATGAACATAACTTTGGCAGAAGCGAAAAGAGTGGCGTCTCAGTACCAGAGAGAGGCAGATAAATGCATTGCTGCAACTGAAACATGTGAGCAGGCAAGAGAGCTGGCTGAGGCCAAGCTCATCAAGGAGAGGAAGATAACAGCCGTGTGGGAGCGGCGAGCGCGGCAAATGGGATGGGAAGGAGAGTAG